The following are encoded in a window of Kitasatospora fiedleri genomic DNA:
- a CDS encoding alkaline phosphatase D family protein, translating to MSNLSRRIFLLGGLTTAGAAALQLGATAQSSAAASTPFPFTLGVASGEPDDSSVVLWTRLAPAPTNADGQGGMPDADVAVDWQVSADQNFTSLIGSGTVTARYAQAHAVHVLAGGLAPDSEYYYRFRAQGFISPVGRTRTAPAPGTLGRAFTMAFASCSHYEQGYYTAYRRMADDRPDLILHLGDYIYEGGATTTGVRRHLGSEIVSLADYRRRYALYRTDPDLQAAHAIAPWLVVPDDHEVENNYANMVRADSSPVLTAAQWTARRTAAYQAYFENMPLRAAATPSGNSIQLYRRVRWGTLATFHMLDTRQFRDDQACGDGTKVCADADLAGRSITGSAQEAWLLDGLGQRLGTWDLIGQQVFFARNVNASGAMNMDAWDGYRASRARIQQGIVDRAVRNPVVLTGDVHASWGNDLKADYANPSSATIGSELVCTSITSGGDGSATTAVPNGSLNPHLRFYSNRRGYVRTRIEPQQITADFRSVAAVTEHGAAATTAKTFIIHDGQPGLADA from the coding sequence ATGAGCAACCTCAGTCGCCGCATCTTCCTGCTAGGCGGGCTCACCACCGCGGGTGCCGCCGCGCTCCAACTCGGCGCGACGGCCCAGTCGTCGGCCGCCGCCTCCACCCCCTTCCCCTTCACGCTCGGCGTCGCCTCCGGAGAACCGGACGACAGCAGCGTGGTGCTCTGGACCCGGCTGGCCCCCGCGCCGACCAACGCGGACGGCCAGGGCGGCATGCCCGACGCCGACGTCGCCGTCGACTGGCAGGTGTCGGCCGATCAGAACTTCACCAGCCTGATCGGCTCCGGGACGGTCACCGCCCGCTACGCCCAGGCCCATGCGGTGCACGTGCTGGCCGGCGGGCTCGCCCCGGACTCGGAGTACTACTACCGGTTCCGGGCCCAGGGGTTCATCTCCCCGGTGGGCCGGACCCGCACCGCGCCGGCACCGGGCACGCTCGGGCGGGCCTTCACGATGGCCTTCGCCTCGTGCTCCCACTACGAGCAGGGCTACTACACGGCCTACCGCCGGATGGCCGACGACCGCCCCGACCTGATCCTGCACCTGGGCGACTACATCTACGAGGGCGGCGCCACCACCACCGGCGTGCGCCGGCACCTCGGCAGCGAAATCGTCTCGCTGGCCGACTACCGCCGCCGCTACGCGCTCTACCGCACCGACCCGGACCTCCAGGCCGCGCACGCGATCGCGCCGTGGCTGGTGGTCCCGGACGACCACGAGGTGGAGAACAACTACGCCAACATGGTCCGCGCCGACAGCAGCCCCGTGCTGACGGCCGCCCAGTGGACCGCGCGGCGCACCGCCGCGTACCAGGCGTACTTCGAGAACATGCCGCTGCGGGCCGCCGCGACGCCCTCCGGCAACAGCATCCAGCTCTACCGCCGGGTCCGCTGGGGCACCCTCGCCACGTTCCACATGCTCGACACCCGCCAGTTCCGCGACGACCAGGCCTGCGGCGACGGGACGAAGGTCTGCGCCGACGCCGACCTGGCCGGCCGTTCGATCACCGGCTCGGCCCAGGAGGCGTGGCTGCTCGACGGACTCGGCCAGCGCCTGGGCACCTGGGACCTGATCGGCCAGCAGGTCTTCTTCGCCCGGAACGTGAACGCGTCCGGCGCGATGAACATGGACGCCTGGGACGGGTACCGGGCCAGCCGGGCCCGCATCCAGCAGGGCATCGTCGACCGGGCCGTGCGCAACCCGGTCGTCCTCACCGGCGACGTGCACGCGTCCTGGGGCAACGACCTCAAGGCCGACTACGCGAACCCGTCGTCGGCGACGATCGGCTCCGAGCTGGTCTGCACCTCCATCACCAGCGGCGGCGACGGCAGCGCCACCACGGCGGTCCCCAACGGGTCGCTCAACCCGCACCTGCGCTTCTACTCCAACCGGCGCGGCTACGTCCGCACCCGCATCGAGCCCCAGCAGATCACCGCCGACTTCCGGTCG